A stretch of Panthera tigris isolate Pti1 chromosome E2, P.tigris_Pti1_mat1.1, whole genome shotgun sequence DNA encodes these proteins:
- the LOC102956672 gene encoding chymotrypsinogen 2 isoform X1 encodes MEQLTGGRSIRASHSRQCLHLGLPSSVAPLGLSALAPCLVGSSVPFDLLRATTCDIRHTLPFALRPAQAWTQPPSFAWRTPACSRDLNVRVWVRPSCLGINNGCGVPAIQPVLSGLSRIVNGEDAVPGSWPWQVSLQDSTGFHFCGGSLISKDWVVTAAHCGVRTTHQVVAGEFDQGSDAEDIQVLKIAKVFKNPKFNMFTINNDITLLKLATPARLSQTVSPVCLPNANDNFPAGTLCATTGWGLTKHTNAQTPDRLQQAALPLLSNTECQKFWGSKITNLMVCAGASGVSSCMGDSGGPLVCQKDGAWTLVGIVSWGSNTCSTSRPGVYARVTKLMPWVQQILEAN; translated from the exons ATGGAACAACTCACCGGGGGCCGCAGCATCAGGGCCAGCCACTCCCGACAGTGCCTCCACCTGGGCCTTCCTTCCTCGGTCGCCCCCCTCGGCCTCTCAGCCCTGGCCCCCTGCCTTGTGGGCTCATCGGTGCCCTTTGACCTCCTCCGGGCGACCACCTGCGACATTAGGCACACTTTGCCCTTTGCTCTGCGTCCAGCTCAGGCGTGGACACAGCCTCCGAGCTTTGCTTGGCGCACTCCCGCATGCTCCCGTGACTTAAATGTCCGGGTGTGGGTGAGGCCCTCCTGCCTCGGTATTAATAATG GCTGCGGGGTCCCCGCCATCCAACCTGTGCTGAGTGGCCTGTCCAGGATCGTCAATGGCGAGGACGCTGTCCCGGGCTCCTGGCCCTGGCAGGTGTCCCTGCAG GACAGCACCGGCTTCCACTTCTGCGGGGGCTCCCTCATCAGCAAGGACTGGGTGGTCACTGCTGCCCACTGTGGTGTCAG AACCACCCACCAGGTTGTGGCCGGGGAGTTTGACCAGGGCTCAGATGCTGAGGACATCCAGGTGCTGAAGATTGCCAAG GTTTTCAAGAACCCCAAGTTCAACATGTTCACCATCAACAATGACATTACCCTGCTGAAGCTGGCCACGCCTGCCCGCCTCTCCCAGACTGTGTCCCCCGTGTGCCTGCCCAATGCCAATGACAACTTTCCCGCTGGGACCCTGTGTGCAACCACGGGCTGGGGCCTGACCAAACACACCA ACGCCCAAACCCCTGACAGGCTGCAGCAggcggccctgcccctcctgtccaACACCGAATGCCAGAAGTTCTGGGGCAGCAAGATCACCAATCTCATGGTCTGCGCTGGGGCTAGCGGCGTTTCCTCCTGCATG gGCGACTCTGGTGGCCCCCTGGTCTGCCAGAAGgatggagcctggaccctggtgGGCATCGTGTCCTGGGGCAGCAACACCTGCTCCACCTCTAGGCCCGGCGTGTACGCCCGAGTCACCAAGCTCATGCCCTGGGTACAGCAGATCCTGGAAGCCAACTGA
- the LOC102956672 gene encoding chymotrypsinogen 2 isoform X2, protein MAFLWLLSCCALLGTAFGCGVPAIQPVLSGLSRIVNGEDAVPGSWPWQVSLQDSTGFHFCGGSLISKDWVVTAAHCGVRTTHQVVAGEFDQGSDAEDIQVLKIAKVFKNPKFNMFTINNDITLLKLATPARLSQTVSPVCLPNANDNFPAGTLCATTGWGLTKHTNAQTPDRLQQAALPLLSNTECQKFWGSKITNLMVCAGASGVSSCMGDSGGPLVCQKDGAWTLVGIVSWGSNTCSTSRPGVYARVTKLMPWVQQILEAN, encoded by the exons ATGGCCTTCCTCTGGCTCCTCTCCTGCTGCGCCCTCCTGGGCACAGCCTTCG GCTGCGGGGTCCCCGCCATCCAACCTGTGCTGAGTGGCCTGTCCAGGATCGTCAATGGCGAGGACGCTGTCCCGGGCTCCTGGCCCTGGCAGGTGTCCCTGCAG GACAGCACCGGCTTCCACTTCTGCGGGGGCTCCCTCATCAGCAAGGACTGGGTGGTCACTGCTGCCCACTGTGGTGTCAG AACCACCCACCAGGTTGTGGCCGGGGAGTTTGACCAGGGCTCAGATGCTGAGGACATCCAGGTGCTGAAGATTGCCAAG GTTTTCAAGAACCCCAAGTTCAACATGTTCACCATCAACAATGACATTACCCTGCTGAAGCTGGCCACGCCTGCCCGCCTCTCCCAGACTGTGTCCCCCGTGTGCCTGCCCAATGCCAATGACAACTTTCCCGCTGGGACCCTGTGTGCAACCACGGGCTGGGGCCTGACCAAACACACCA ACGCCCAAACCCCTGACAGGCTGCAGCAggcggccctgcccctcctgtccaACACCGAATGCCAGAAGTTCTGGGGCAGCAAGATCACCAATCTCATGGTCTGCGCTGGGGCTAGCGGCGTTTCCTCCTGCATG gGCGACTCTGGTGGCCCCCTGGTCTGCCAGAAGgatggagcctggaccctggtgGGCATCGTGTCCTGGGGCAGCAACACCTGCTCCACCTCTAGGCCCGGCGTGTACGCCCGAGTCACCAAGCTCATGCCCTGGGTACAGCAGATCCTGGAAGCCAACTGA
- the LOC102962235 gene encoding chymotrypsinogen B gives MALLPVVLGFLLFGSSSGCGVPAIHPELSGLSRIVNGEDAVPSSWPWQVSLQTRSGFHFCGGSLISQHWVVTAAHCRVRKSHRVVAGVSDHGSDEEAVQVLRITEVFEYPLWDQVSGRNDIALLKLATPALLSTTASPVCLPSANTSFPAGSLCATTGWGKTRYNSNKTPDKLQQAALPLLSNADCEKFWGSKITDVMICAGASGVSSCMGDSGGPLVCQKDGAWTLVGIVSWGSDWCNPFSPGVYTRVTKFISWVLGVLEAN, from the exons ATGGCCCTTCTCCCGGTTGTCCTTGGCTTCCTCCTCTTTGGCAGCAGTTCTG GCTGTGGGGTCCCTGCCATCCACCCTGAGCTGAGTGGCCTGTCCCGGATCGTCAATGGAGAGGATGCggtccccagctcctggccctgGCAGGTGTCCCTGCAG ACTCGCTCCGGCTTCCACTTCTGCGGGGGCTCCCTCATCAGCCAGCACTGGGTCGTCACTGCTGCCCACTGCAGGGTCAG gaaGAGCCACCGTGTGGTGGCTGGGGTGTCTGATCACGGCTCTGACGAGGAGGCTGTCCAGGTGTTGAGGATCACTGAG GTGTTTGAATACCCACTGTGGGACCAGGTTTCGGGCCGCAACGACATCGCCCTGCTGAAGCTGGCCACACCGGCCCTCCTCTCGACAACCGCGTCCCCCGTCTGCCTGCCCAGTGCCAACACCAGCTTCCCTGCCGGCTCCCTCTGCGCCACCACCGGCTGGGGCAAGACCCGGTATAACT CCAACAAGACCCCCGACAAGCTGCAGCAggcggccctgcccctcctgtccaACGCCGACTGCGAGAAGTTCTGGGGCAGCAAGATCACGGACGTGATGATCTGCGCCGGGGCCAGCGGCGTCTCGTCCTGCATG GGCGACTCTGGCGGCCCCCTGGTCTGCCAGAAGGacggagcctggaccctggtgGGCATCGTGTCCTGGGGCAGCGACTGGTGTAACCCATTCTCACCGGGGGTGTACACCCGTGTCACCAAGTTTATTTCCTGGGTTCTTGGGGTTCTGGAGGCCAATTga